The Ruminococcaceae bacterium R-25 DNA segment AAGAATTCGCCTTTATTCTTTCATCGTATTCTGCAAATATACGAAAACGATACTCTTCTTGGAACTCCCAATCTTTGATTTTATATCTGCCTAAACTATCAAGATCAAGATTCAGATCCTTGTCAATAATCACTGGATCACTAGTTCGATTATACGATATTTTTATAAGTTCAGGGGGCTTTTTAATTGGTTCCTCACATTCAAAAAGCCTATGCTGACACATTTTTTTATTGTCATTGATAATGTAATTAGGATCGAGCATATCAGCAGGCAACCCAATTCGGACTCCCTTTTTTCTATCTCCATACATGTCCCACATAGCAATGGACTCATTCTTATTCTTTGACCAACAACTAACAAAACAAAAATCCCCAACGTTATTAGTTATATGAAATCTACTATTGGGGATGCAAATAAACCCTATATATTTCTCTAAAGGATCATCCAGAGAGTTCAATTTGCTAAACTTGATTTTCTTTTCCTTCAAGATTATAGCCAACGTCTCAAGACTAGTATATTGATATAAGTATTCACTATTTCTCATATTTACAACACCTTTTCATTGTATCTATAATTCTTCTTTTACATATATTCAAATTGTATTTGAGTAGTATAGGTAAAGGAGACTTATAATCAAGAAAAGCTAGATTCGTATATTGGAGAAGTCTGGCAAACTTATCAATCTCAAACGAAAAAGAACCAGCTCCATCTATAAGCAATGATGCATAATTGCTATTCCAACCTTTTCCACAACTCTTCAACACTCATATAGTTGCCCTTCAGAAATACTTTTTTGCCGGTAAAAACCCCAACAATTCCTTTACAGACATATCTGCACAATTGATAAAGCCAAGCAAACGGTCTGAAAACAGCATATTTCTGAGCTAAGGGCCAATTAATCAAACCAGAGCGCTGAAGATATTTAAAAGTACCTTCTCTTTTCATCGATACCTTGACAAATTCGCTATTAGCTCTGTCACTACCAAAATTGCCTTCATCCATTATTCTGAAAAAAAGTTGTTCAGCTACTTCTTCATCGACACTATTACACCAGCTTACATCATCCGGTAAGCCTAACCACTTCTCACAAATATAAGTAACTGTGATAGCAAGTTTCTCTAGACCAGCTTCAGCCGCCAAAGATCTAAAGTTATTATTCCAAGCCTCATAATTAAGTTCTTTATGAACAAACATCATCCAGTCAATTATTTGTCGCAGACCAATACCAGAGGTTTTCAAATGCTGCATTATATGACCCAAAAGAACTAAACCATTCTCATAAGTTGGTAATCCAAAAAAAGAAGTATTTCCTATCTTATATTCATCAGTATTATTCAATCCTTTTATGATGATATGATCTATATCATTATAGAAACCGCTACTATATTTGAAGTGAAGTTCAAATTCGATACCGTTTTTTTCATAACCAAAATGTCTCTCATTGTTATGAGTTAAGATATAACCGTTTCCTTCAAGCAATCTCCTAGCAAAATCTAAATTTTCTTCCGAAATAAAAAAATCAACATCTCCGAAAGTTCGTAATGATGGAACTGGAAAGTAAATTGCTGCTGCGGTTCCCTTCAGAATAACAAACGGAATATCGTTAATCTTTAATAGATTAGATAACGAATTCTGTTCATACAATACCCGCATAAAATGGGCCTTGCTTTGACAGGTCAATACTTGCCATTCATTTCTGTACTCTTCTGGCACTTGAGCTGCAACTAAAGGTACTATGCACTGTGTCTTAGCTAATACAAAAACTTTATCCCAATCCACACTTTCAGGAAATCCTGGTGTAATTTCGAAAAGCGAAGACTTTATTAGCTCTAAAAGACATGTTTGTTCTTTATCAAGTGAAATCAACAGAGATTCTCCGATCCATTTTAAAACACTTTTATCATGTTGTTTCAGTTACTGAAATAAATCAAGATTAATAAACTATCGATTACCATACATTTCTTCGTAATACTTTACGTAATCACCGGATGTACATTCAGACATCCAATCCATATGATCTTTATACCACTGAATAGTTAGTTTTATTCCATCAGCGAACATCGTAGTAGGAGCCCATCCAAGTTCAGACATAGCTTTACTAGGATCAATAGCATAGCGCTGGTCATGACCCTTCCTGTCAGTAACATAAGTGATTAAAGATTCAGGCTTACCAAGTTCAGACAAGATAATCTTAACTATATCAATATTAGCCTTTTCGTTATGACCGCCAAGATTATAGACTTCGCCTACCTTTCCCTTCTCTAATACTGCTAATATTCCGTAGCAGTGATCTTTAACATAAAGCCAATCACGAACATTCAATCCTTCCCCATAAACAGGC contains these protein-coding regions:
- a CDS encoding putative nucleotidyltransferase-like protein, with the translated sequence MISLDKEQTCLLELIKSSLFEITPGFPESVDWDKVFVLAKTQCIVPLVAAQVPEEYRNEWQVLTCQSKAHFMRVLYEQNSLSNLLKINDIPFVILKGTAAAIYFPVPSLRTFGDVDFFISEENLDFARRLLEGNGYILTHNNERHFGYEKNGIEFELHFKYSSGFYNDIDHIIIKGLNNTDEYKIGNTSFFGLPTYENGLVLLGHIMQHLKTSGIGLRQIIDWMMFVHKELNYEAWNNNFRSLAAEAGLEKLAITVTYICEKWLGLPDDVSWCNSVDEEVAEQLFFRIMDEGNFGSDRANSEFVKVSMKREGTFKYLQRSGLINWPLAQKYAVFRPFAWLYQLCRYVCKGIVGVFTGKKVFLKGNYMSVEELWKRLE